One genomic window of Mercenaria mercenaria strain notata chromosome 2, MADL_Memer_1, whole genome shotgun sequence includes the following:
- the LOC128549350 gene encoding uncharacterized protein LOC128549350, which yields MGHTNVVYIDDSLLQGDTCEDCLTNVNDTLTLVEDLGFTAHTEKSVVIPTQCITFVEFLLDSVSMTIRLTPEKCRDILEHCKKLLGQKYVSIRELATIIGKLVASEPGVLYAPLYYKKLEIERDQALSKYKGDFEANITLPAESMNCLTWWINNIHTSYNPIQTSDPDVIIESDSSQFGLGGFDKTNNIKVYGHWSDSDKLRHISYLELKAAFYVLQFLCENLHDVHVQLYLDNTVAIKYLSKMGGRVPELNDLTCKIWSWCVNKSIWLSVYHIPGKDNITADKLSRSLSDDMEWALRDEVFLDICQKLNVTCDIDMIASNLTKKLPMFVSYIPEKSAYAINVFSLSWNKYSCIYMFPPFSLLAAVLQKLDREKANAVLIAPIFPTQVWFPRLLNIVLEVV from the coding sequence ATGGGACATACAAATGTTGTTTATATAGATGACAGCCTTCTGCAGGGAGACACCTGTGAGGACTGTCTTACAAATGTAAATGACACACTGACATTGGTTGAAGATTTAGGTTTCACAGCTCATACAGAAAAATCAGTTGTTATCCCCACGCAGTGCATAACATTTGTGGAATTCTTATTAGATTCGGTATCTATGACTATTCGACTCACGCCTGAAAAATGCAGGGATATTCTTGAGCACTGTAAGAAACTATTAGGGCAGAAATATGTGTCAATCAGGGAGTTAGCTACAATTATTGGCAAATTAGTGGCAAGTGAACCAGGGGTTTTGTATGCACCATTGTATTACAAAAAATTGGAAATAGAAAGAGATCAAGCTTTAAGTAAATACAAAGGTGATTTTGAGGCAAATATTACCCTGCCCGCGGAAAGTATGAATTGCTTAACTTGGTGGATAAACAATATCCATACGTCCTATAATCCAATTCAAACATCAGATCCAGATGTCATAATCGAGTCGGATAGTTCACAATTCGGTTTGGGCGGTTTTGACAAGACAAACAATATAAAAGTCTATGGGCATTGGTCGGATTCAGATAAACTTAGACACATCAGTTACCTTGAATTAAAAGCTGCATTTTATGTCCTccaatttttgtgtgaaaatttaCATGATGTACATGTTCAATTATATTTAGATAATACTGTTGccataaaatatttatcaaagatGGGGGGACGTGTCCCGGAACTAAATGATTTGACATGTAAAATTTGGTCGTGGTGTGTAAACAAAAGTATATGGTTGAGTGTTTATCATATCCCTGGGAAAGATAATATAACAGCGGATAAACTATCTAGGAGTCTTAGTGATGACATGGAATGGGCGTTGCGAGATGAAGTGTTTCTCGACATCTGTCAAAAATTGAATGTTACATGTGATATTGACATGATTGCGTCAAATCTTACCAAAAAGCTTCCAATGTTTGTCTCCTACATACCTGAAAAAAGTGCTTATGCTATAAATGTTTTTTCGTTGTCATGGAACaaatattcatgtatatatatgtttccTCCATTTAGTTTGCTGGCAGCAGTCTTACAGAAACTGGATCGGGAAAAGGCAAATGCAGTGCTTATTGCACCAATATTCCCAACACAGGTGTGGTTTCCAAGGCTACTCAACATAGTGTTGgaagtagtatag